A single genomic interval of Deinococcus radiotolerans harbors:
- the priA gene encoding replication restart helicase PriA: MTPPAAPSLESWLVVVNLPIGPCDFAPPHGWTGAAPLGCRVLVPWRGALEVGLVVGSGDGRGGHRLREPVHVLDDPDGPWVTPATAAGVQGWAADARIPAGLIWGDLLGVGWQAEVTHMVRAVEGANLSMFARRPPTERWTDAGAFPDALLDAIREQGLLEERFTPRPRMRGAVAARPLDEVPLASRTATVLRAVTPAPGGLTAKQAQAAAWLSAHGPCDTLSGWAKGAGVSSGVVTAALNAGGAEYTLVDAPPPPAWTWLHEHGPVDTYAAWANSASADGVPLTPTQAGTLALRGWADTIEVPQPPPALPEPYPQPDPAGAPDPLPEAPVWRLHGGRARARFALLAPRVTRLLTQGRGVLVLAPDHATLRRAWEGLSGLAAHAGTGAAQLSGTLSEPQRAHTWQLIRTGAARLVIGSGHALAAPLDDLALIVVLEEASDAHKLLSGSRAFLPDLATRIAAAHDAALALVGTTPAAESVPHPGAVLPPPRARVHVVDYANPPEQAELGPLSSVHLRLGDQGYPLSHDLARVLRQVQERGRQAALLAPRRGYSALLRCPSCDHTPQCRNCDVPLRFHREGRQLTCHQCGYHQPIPERCDQCGDPMWQARGPGTEWIAQEVQKLLPGFPVYRLDRDRQDDLTPLMRGESGVVIGTQLLLSHEPPPDLALIGVTLADTWLNVSDFRASERYHRLLRQLAEWHPTRAPMLLVQTFQADHPALKVMVDGRDTLAYPAAEERARAALNYPPHARLAQIEISARDQHRAQTAAQDLADALHGAGATAHEVLGPAPSPVARVRGVYPYHLFLRARNDTRLGELLRILDTRTWKAKIRVDVNPRGGL; encoded by the coding sequence ATGACCCCACCCGCCGCCCCCTCTCTGGAATCCTGGCTGGTGGTCGTGAATCTGCCCATTGGGCCGTGTGATTTCGCCCCGCCGCACGGCTGGACGGGCGCGGCGCCGCTGGGCTGTCGGGTGCTGGTGCCGTGGCGCGGCGCGCTGGAGGTCGGACTGGTCGTCGGGAGCGGCGACGGACGCGGCGGGCACCGATTGCGGGAGCCCGTGCACGTCCTCGACGACCCCGATGGCCCCTGGGTGACCCCGGCGACCGCAGCCGGCGTGCAGGGCTGGGCGGCGGACGCCCGCATTCCCGCCGGGCTGATCTGGGGGGACCTGCTGGGCGTGGGCTGGCAGGCTGAGGTGACGCACATGGTCCGCGCGGTGGAGGGCGCGAACCTGAGCATGTTCGCGCGCCGCCCGCCCACTGAACGCTGGACGGACGCGGGCGCGTTCCCGGACGCGCTGCTGGACGCCATCCGCGAGCAGGGCCTGCTGGAGGAACGCTTCACGCCCCGCCCCCGCATGCGCGGCGCGGTCGCCGCCCGCCCCCTGGACGAGGTGCCACTCGCCAGCCGCACCGCGACGGTCCTGAGGGCCGTGACCCCCGCCCCGGGGGGCCTGACGGCGAAGCAGGCACAGGCCGCCGCGTGGCTCTCAGCGCACGGCCCCTGCGACACGCTGAGCGGCTGGGCGAAGGGCGCGGGGGTGAGCAGCGGCGTGGTCACGGCGGCCCTGAACGCGGGCGGCGCCGAGTACACGCTGGTCGATGCCCCCCCGCCGCCCGCCTGGACGTGGCTGCACGAGCACGGCCCGGTGGACACGTACGCCGCGTGGGCGAACAGTGCCTCGGCGGACGGGGTGCCGCTGACCCCCACGCAGGCGGGCACGCTGGCCCTGCGCGGCTGGGCCGACACGATCGAGGTGCCGCAGCCCCCACCCGCCCTGCCGGAACCGTACCCGCAACCCGACCCCGCCGGGGCGCCCGACCCGCTGCCGGAGGCGCCGGTGTGGCGGCTGCACGGTGGCCGCGCCCGCGCGCGCTTCGCGCTGCTCGCCCCGCGCGTCACGCGGCTGCTCACGCAGGGGCGGGGCGTGCTGGTCCTGGCACCAGACCACGCGACGCTGCGCCGCGCCTGGGAGGGCCTCTCCGGCCTCGCCGCGCACGCGGGCACGGGGGCGGCGCAGCTCAGCGGCACCCTCAGCGAGCCGCAGCGCGCCCACACCTGGCAGCTCATCCGCACGGGCGCGGCCCGGCTCGTCATCGGCAGCGGGCACGCGCTGGCCGCCCCGCTGGACGACCTCGCGCTGATCGTCGTGCTGGAGGAGGCCAGCGACGCGCACAAACTCCTGAGTGGCAGCCGCGCGTTCCTGCCCGACCTCGCCACGCGCATCGCCGCCGCGCACGACGCCGCCCTGGCCCTGGTGGGCACCACGCCCGCCGCCGAGAGCGTCCCCCACCCCGGCGCGGTCCTCCCCCCGCCGCGCGCCCGCGTGCACGTCGTGGACTACGCCAACCCGCCCGAGCAGGCCGAACTGGGTCCGCTGTCCAGCGTGCACCTGCGCCTCGGGGACCAGGGCTACCCGCTCAGTCACGACCTCGCCCGGGTGCTGCGGCAGGTGCAGGAACGCGGCCGTCAGGCGGCCCTGCTCGCGCCCCGGCGTGGGTACAGCGCCCTGCTGCGCTGCCCCAGCTGCGACCACACCCCGCAGTGCCGCAACTGCGACGTGCCGCTGCGCTTCCACCGCGAGGGGCGGCAGCTCACCTGCCACCAGTGCGGGTACCACCAACCCATCCCCGAACGCTGCGATCAGTGCGGCGACCCCATGTGGCAGGCGCGTGGCCCCGGCACCGAATGGATCGCGCAGGAGGTGCAGAAACTCCTCCCCGGCTTCCCCGTCTACCGCCTCGACCGGGACCGCCAGGACGACCTGACGCCCCTGATGCGCGGCGAGAGTGGCGTCGTCATCGGCACGCAACTCCTGCTGTCCCACGAGCCACCGCCGGACCTCGCGCTGATCGGAGTCACCCTGGCCGACACGTGGCTGAACGTCAGCGACTTCCGCGCCTCGGAGCGCTACCACCGCCTGCTGCGCCAGCTCGCCGAGTGGCACCCCACCCGCGCCCCCATGCTGCTCGTGCAGACCTTCCAGGCGGACCACCCCGCCCTGAAAGTCATGGTGGACGGCCGCGACACCCTCGCGTACCCCGCCGCCGAGGAACGCGCCCGCGCCGCCCTGAACTACCCCCCGCACGCCCGCCTCGCGCAGATCGAGATCAGCGCCCGCGACCAGCACCGGGCCCAGACCGCCGCGCAGGACCTCGCTGACGCCCTCCACGGCGCCGGCGCCACCGCCCACGAGGTCCTCGGACCCGCGCCCAGTCCCGTCGCCCGGGTGCGCGGTGTGTATCCCTACCACCTCTTCCTGCGCGCCCGGAACGACACCCGCCTCGGCGAACTCCTGCGCATCCTCGACACCCGCACCTGGAAAGCCAAGATCCGCGTGGACGTGAATCCCAGAGGCGGGCTGTAG
- a CDS encoding DUF6959 family protein — protein MNIGIKVVYQDSTAIIFESPLRAYPSLAIQGDRLALLAIRTQEVLDSLRRGEISEESLDLLENVADTLTHIDQLYREHGERS, from the coding sequence ATGAACATTGGGATCAAGGTCGTTTATCAGGATTCAACCGCCATCATCTTCGAGTCCCCGCTGCGCGCGTATCCCAGTCTGGCCATTCAGGGTGATCGTCTGGCCCTGCTGGCTATCAGAACGCAGGAGGTTCTCGACTCGCTCCGACGGGGAGAGATCAGCGAGGAGAGCCTTGACCTGCTGGAGAACGTGGCGGACACCTTGACTCACATTGATCAGCTGTACCGGGAACACGGCGAGCGTTCATAG
- a CDS encoding ABC transporter ATP-binding protein produces the protein MPASSPSVLRRLYGLLSPYRRTVTVGLLLLLGSVAAELYPPLVWIRVVDHGIANRDWTFIGWQLVLLVAVFGVQQALSAWRGLLLERAGQAFTRDLRLTLYRKLQGQSAAYFEGQRTGDLIARVTGDVDALQDVLVRGTDAVLANALRLIGVIGIFIALQPLLGVLTTLPMIAVALMLRRYARTVRPAYRAARARLGDLSALITDRLSGIRVVQGFAREDAEADRIRALGDDLYAEGVKAVTIRNRAFPRARFVGNLGNVIMLGGGAWLIMAGQFTLGGLLAYRGYGRYFYGPIDDLVNIGDLLQRAEASGRRVFEVLDAPVPVQDRPGARPLLQPVRGDLRFEGVTFGYDPARPILRDVTLHIPAGQRVALLGESGAGKSTLLALVTRTFDPQEGLVTLDGHDLRDLTLRSLRENAAVMAQDTFLFHDTVLNNVRYARPDATDAEVEAALRAAHAHTFVHALPEGLQTVVGERGVRLSGGQRQRLSIARTLLAQPTLLLLDEPTSAVDAESETQVVAALDELTRGRTALIVTHRPSLARTADRVIVLAGGVIVEDGHPDTLRRRGGAYATLERQMGGEPVPEVTG, from the coding sequence ATGCCTGCCTCCTCCCCGTCCGTGTTGCGCCGCCTGTACGGGCTGCTCAGTCCGTACCGCCGCACGGTGACCGTGGGGCTGCTGCTGCTGCTGGGGAGCGTGGCGGCGGAACTATACCCGCCGCTCGTGTGGATCCGCGTGGTGGACCACGGGATCGCGAACCGCGACTGGACGTTCATCGGGTGGCAGCTGGTCCTGCTGGTGGCGGTGTTCGGCGTGCAGCAGGCGCTGTCCGCGTGGCGGGGGCTGCTGCTGGAGCGGGCCGGGCAGGCGTTCACGCGCGACCTGCGCCTCACCCTGTACCGGAAGTTGCAGGGGCAGTCGGCGGCGTACTTCGAGGGGCAGCGCACCGGGGACCTGATCGCCCGCGTGACCGGGGACGTGGACGCGCTGCAGGACGTGCTGGTGCGTGGCACGGACGCCGTGCTGGCGAACGCCCTGCGCCTGATCGGGGTAATTGGCATCTTCATTGCGCTGCAGCCGCTGCTGGGCGTTCTGACGACCCTGCCGATGATCGCCGTGGCGCTGATGCTGCGCCGCTACGCCCGCACGGTGCGGCCCGCGTACCGCGCGGCGCGCGCCCGCCTGGGGGACCTGAGCGCGCTGATCACGGACCGCCTGAGCGGCATCCGCGTGGTGCAGGGCTTCGCGCGCGAGGACGCCGAGGCCGACCGCATCCGCGCCCTCGGGGATGACCTGTACGCCGAGGGCGTGAAGGCCGTGACCATCCGCAACCGCGCCTTCCCCCGCGCGCGCTTCGTGGGGAACCTAGGGAACGTGATCATGCTGGGCGGCGGCGCGTGGCTGATCATGGCTGGGCAGTTCACGCTCGGCGGCCTGCTCGCGTACCGGGGGTACGGGCGGTACTTCTATGGCCCCATCGACGACCTCGTGAACATCGGCGACCTGCTCCAGCGGGCCGAGGCGAGCGGGCGGCGGGTGTTCGAGGTACTCGACGCGCCCGTCCCCGTGCAGGACCGGCCCGGTGCCCGGCCCCTGCTGCAGCCCGTGCGGGGCGACCTGCGCTTCGAGGGAGTCACCTTCGGGTACGACCCGGCCCGGCCCATCCTGCGGGACGTGACACTGCACATCCCGGCCGGACAGCGCGTCGCCCTCCTTGGCGAGAGTGGCGCGGGCAAGAGCACCCTCCTCGCCCTCGTCACCCGCACCTTCGATCCGCAAGAGGGCCTCGTTACACTCGACGGGCACGACCTGCGGGACCTCACGCTGCGCAGCCTGCGCGAGAACGCCGCCGTCATGGCGCAGGACACCTTCCTGTTCCACGACACCGTGCTGAACAACGTCCGTTACGCCCGCCCGGACGCCACTGACGCCGAGGTCGAGGCGGCCCTGCGCGCCGCGCACGCCCACACCTTCGTCCACGCGCTCCCCGAGGGCCTTCAGACGGTCGTGGGGGAACGCGGCGTGCGCCTCAGCGGCGGGCAGCGCCAGCGGCTCTCCATCGCCCGCACGCTGCTGGCCCAGCCCACCCTGCTGCTGCTCGACGAACCCACCAGCGCCGTGGACGCCGAGAGCGAAACCCAGGTCGTCGCCGCGCTGGACGAACTCACGCGCGGCCGCACCGCGCTGATTGTCACGCACCGCCCCAGCCTCGCCCGCACCGCCGACCGCGTCATCGTCCTCGCAGGCGGCGTCATCGTCGAGGACGGCCACCCCGACACCCTCCGCAGGCGCGGCGGCGCGTACGCCACCCTGGAACGCCAGATGGGCGGCGAACCTGTACCCGAGGTGACAGGTTGA
- a CDS encoding CobW family GTP-binding protein, translating into MTSARPDDRIPVVVVGGFLGAGKTTLVNHLIRSLPHRLGVIVNEFGAQGVDGSLIERLQDDVTELTAGCLCCTGRDDLLRALVTIAMREQKPDAVIVELSGVADPTPVLTTLLERSVRAAFRVTTLVAVVDARHALQTLREHPEAARQLAYANVVVLNKTDLADPALLDHAQGVLRGVNPLADIKRVEQGQIDAEALLARDDFDPRVLDGVDTRAAHTPGLKSFTLRADRPLDPYAWQRFMTDYLLSRPAEVLRAKGFLDLFGYPQRILFQAVRDLFTADAWEAGDGTSELVVIGRGLDRAEFEAAWAACLTPDPHDLIPD; encoded by the coding sequence ATGACGAGTGCGCGGCCGGATGACCGGATTCCTGTGGTGGTGGTGGGCGGCTTTCTGGGGGCCGGGAAGACGACGCTGGTGAATCACCTGATCCGGTCGCTGCCGCACCGGCTGGGTGTAATCGTGAACGAGTTCGGCGCGCAGGGCGTGGACGGCAGCCTGATCGAGCGGCTGCAGGACGACGTGACGGAACTGACCGCCGGGTGCCTGTGCTGCACGGGCCGCGATGACCTGCTGCGCGCGCTGGTGACGATTGCCATGCGGGAGCAGAAACCGGACGCGGTGATCGTGGAACTTTCGGGGGTGGCAGACCCGACGCCGGTCCTGACGACGCTGCTGGAACGTTCGGTGCGCGCGGCGTTCCGCGTGACGACGCTGGTGGCGGTCGTGGACGCCCGGCACGCCCTCCAGACGCTGCGGGAGCATCCGGAGGCCGCGCGGCAGCTGGCGTACGCGAACGTGGTCGTGCTGAACAAGACCGACCTGGCCGACCCGGCTTTGCTGGACCACGCGCAGGGCGTGCTGCGCGGCGTGAACCCGCTGGCGGACATCAAGCGTGTGGAGCAGGGCCAGATTGACGCGGAAGCGCTGCTGGCCCGCGACGATTTCGACCCGCGCGTGCTGGACGGCGTGGATACCCGCGCGGCGCACACGCCGGGCCTGAAGTCCTTCACGCTGCGCGCCGACCGCCCCCTGGACCCGTACGCGTGGCAGCGCTTCATGACCGACTACCTGCTGTCCCGCCCGGCGGAGGTCCTGCGCGCCAAGGGGTTCCTCGACCTGTTCGGGTACCCGCAGCGCATCCTGTTCCAGGCGGTACGCGACCTGTTCACCGCCGACGCCTGGGAGGCTGGTGACGGCACCTCCGAACTCGTGGTGATTGGCCGTGGCCTCGACCGCGCGGAATTCGAGGCCGCATGGGCCGCGTGCCTGACGCCCGACCCCCACGACCTCATCCCGGACTGA
- a CDS encoding tetratricopeptide repeat protein, translated as MRLNLLTLTATLALTAPLQLASAQTAQTDTTQTSTTTQTPAALAADARALADKARATYPKDSANIDQTLWKQAAAAAEAAVAAAPGNPEYLKLRAAIYTEVGFWKQAELAWTAYFQAAPNAARNTPEAKSAATVQYNLGYAAYTRNQPDQAAKFFDTCLTFDPASAPCATWAARTALEAGQYTQARTLYDRALTLNPGDKTLTYFRSLTDKAAQYGPAATRTFSRAYGDLDAGRKAQALAGFQEAARSAPNFADAHREAGRLALELNNTQAALDAYTALGALPGATASDRYNLALAQEAQTYGLQAVRTYRDAYAKYAAGNKAAAEAGFQAATTQNPRYAKAWAWLGRTRYERKDYPGAAAAYTQAVALDPIDKSSAYYLKLAQQGK; from the coding sequence ATGCGACTCAACCTACTGACCCTGACCGCCACCCTGGCCCTGACCGCGCCTTTGCAACTCGCCTCTGCACAGACGGCTCAGACCGACACCACGCAGACCAGCACGACCACGCAGACGCCCGCCGCGCTCGCCGCCGACGCCCGTGCCCTGGCCGACAAGGCCCGCGCCACCTACCCCAAGGACAGCGCGAATATAGACCAGACCCTCTGGAAGCAGGCCGCCGCCGCCGCCGAGGCCGCCGTCGCCGCTGCGCCCGGCAACCCCGAGTACCTGAAACTCCGCGCCGCCATCTACACCGAGGTTGGCTTCTGGAAACAGGCGGAACTCGCCTGGACCGCCTACTTCCAGGCGGCCCCGAACGCCGCGCGCAACACTCCTGAGGCGAAGAGCGCCGCCACGGTCCAGTACAACCTCGGGTACGCCGCGTACACCCGCAACCAGCCCGATCAGGCCGCGAAGTTCTTCGACACCTGCCTGACCTTCGACCCCGCCAGCGCCCCCTGCGCCACCTGGGCCGCCCGCACTGCGCTGGAAGCCGGTCAGTACACCCAGGCCCGCACCCTGTACGACCGCGCGCTGACGCTGAACCCCGGCGACAAGACCCTCACGTACTTCCGCTCGCTGACCGACAAGGCCGCGCAGTACGGTCCCGCCGCCACCCGCACCTTCAGCCGCGCGTACGGCGACCTGGACGCCGGGCGCAAGGCGCAGGCCCTCGCCGGATTCCAGGAGGCCGCCCGCAGCGCCCCCAACTTCGCGGACGCGCATCGCGAAGCCGGCCGCCTCGCGCTGGAGCTGAACAACACCCAGGCCGCCCTGGACGCGTATACGGCCCTGGGTGCCCTGCCCGGCGCGACCGCCAGCGACAGGTACAACCTCGCCCTAGCCCAGGAAGCGCAGACGTACGGCCTCCAAGCGGTCCGCACCTACCGCGACGCCTACGCCAAGTACGCCGCCGGGAACAAGGCGGCCGCTGAAGCGGGCTTCCAGGCTGCCACCACCCAGAACCCCAGGTACGCCAAGGCCTGGGCGTGGCTGGGCCGCACCCGCTACGAACGCAAGGACTACCCCGGCGCGGCCGCCGCGTACACCCAGGCCGTCGCGCTGGACCCCATCGACAAGAGCAGCGCCTACTACCTGAAACTCGCCCAGCAGGGCAAGTAA
- the def gene encoding peptide deformylase, translated as MSDPASPRVYPLRLYGDPVLRRKAKPLQATDTLTVPGFEPQTVRQVADTMLETMFEAHGVGLAAPQIGLPVRMFVAVEYEDDEEENEGQEKPLKSRVLRDFVMLNPVLRVIDKKKDRSYQEGCLSIPGIYEEGVPRARAVQVSYTDLDGVARVIEADDFLARVFQHEADHLDGVLFLDRLPAEVTEDYRKELLAIQQKSRTFLNDLAAHERQRKAGL; from the coding sequence GTGAGCGACCCTGCCTCCCCCCGCGTGTACCCCCTGCGCCTGTACGGTGACCCCGTCCTGCGCCGCAAGGCCAAACCCCTCCAGGCGACCGACACCCTGACCGTCCCGGGCTTTGAGCCGCAGACGGTGCGTCAGGTGGCGGACACCATGCTGGAAACGATGTTCGAGGCGCACGGCGTGGGGCTGGCCGCGCCGCAGATCGGCCTACCCGTGCGAATGTTCGTGGCGGTCGAGTACGAGGACGACGAGGAGGAGAACGAGGGTCAGGAGAAGCCCCTGAAGTCCCGCGTGCTGCGTGATTTCGTGATGCTCAACCCGGTGCTGCGGGTCATCGACAAGAAGAAGGACCGTTCGTACCAGGAGGGCTGCCTGAGCATTCCCGGCATCTACGAGGAAGGCGTGCCGCGCGCCCGCGCCGTGCAGGTGAGCTACACCGACCTGGACGGCGTGGCCCGCGTGATCGAGGCGGATGATTTCCTGGCGCGGGTGTTCCAGCACGAGGCCGACCACCTGGACGGCGTGCTGTTCCTGGACCGCCTGCCCGCCGAGGTGACCGAGGATTACCGCAAGGAGCTGCTGGCGATCCAGCAGAAGTCCCGCACGTTCCTGAACGATCTGGCCGCGCACGAGCGGCAACGCAAGGCGGGCCTTTGA
- the fmt gene encoding methionyl-tRNA formyltransferase, which produces MTGGGPRVAFFGSPAFALPVLDAIREHFEVVLVVTQPDKPVGRGLKLTPPPVAARAAELGLPLAQPKKLRGNAAFEVTLRESGADVAVTCAYGKILPLSVLEVPRYGFLNTHTSLLPAYRGSAPIQWALINGEAVTGTTIMQTDEGMDTGPVLLQEALPVAPEWTSLNLADALSAQASRMIVQALSDLDGLSPTPQDEAQATHAPMLVKEDGFVRWGDTAAQIVNRSRGVAAWPQTTAFLGGARLKLGGLSVTAGSGQPGEVLGVSEDGLTVAAREGAVLIRTVQPEARKAQPAHTWAQGAGVTRGTQFDLWEPTPS; this is translated from the coding sequence TTGACCGGCGGCGGGCCGCGCGTGGCGTTCTTCGGCTCGCCCGCGTTCGCGCTGCCGGTGCTGGACGCGATCCGCGAGCACTTCGAGGTGGTGCTGGTCGTGACGCAGCCGGACAAGCCGGTGGGGCGCGGCCTGAAGCTGACGCCGCCACCCGTCGCGGCCCGCGCGGCCGAGCTGGGCCTGCCGCTCGCGCAGCCTAAAAAACTGCGGGGGAACGCGGCGTTCGAGGTGACTCTGCGTGAGTCCGGCGCGGACGTGGCCGTCACCTGCGCGTACGGGAAGATCCTGCCCCTCAGCGTGCTGGAGGTCCCCCGCTACGGGTTCCTGAACACCCACACCAGCCTGCTGCCCGCGTACCGGGGCTCCGCGCCGATCCAGTGGGCGCTGATCAACGGTGAGGCGGTGACGGGCACGACGATCATGCAGACCGACGAGGGCATGGACACCGGCCCGGTGCTGCTTCAGGAGGCGCTGCCGGTCGCGCCCGAGTGGACCAGCCTCAACCTGGCGGACGCCCTGAGCGCCCAGGCGTCGCGGATGATCGTGCAGGCGCTGTCCGACTTGGACGGCCTCTCCCCCACCCCGCAGGACGAGGCGCAGGCCACGCACGCGCCCATGCTCGTCAAGGAGGACGGCTTCGTCCGCTGGGGCGACACCGCCGCGCAGATCGTCAACCGCTCCCGGGGCGTGGCCGCGTGGCCGCAGACGACCGCGTTCCTGGGCGGCGCCCGCCTGAAACTCGGCGGCCTGAGCGTCACCGCCGGGTCCGGCCAGCCTGGCGAGGTGCTGGGCGTCAGCGAGGACGGCCTGACCGTCGCCGCGCGCGAGGGGGCCGTGTTGATCCGCACCGTGCAGCCCGAGGCGCGCAAAGCTCAGCCCGCGCACACCTGGGCGCAGGGGGCAGGCGTGACGCGCGGCACCCAGTTCGACCTGTGGGAACCGACCCCAAGCTGA
- a CDS encoding endonuclease III domain-containing protein, with protein sequence MKDTLRPEYGERPLKPRREPLHELISTILSQRTTHADEEAAYQELCTLGDWDAIIAAPTEVVAHAIQRSNYPESKAPRIQATLVALRDSPGGYDLDHLRDLPVKDALKFLTDLPGVGIKTASLVLLFNYARPVFPVDTHVHRVTTRVGAIPRMGEQAAHRALLKLLPPDPPFLYELHVNLLRHGQRVCSWYDPKCGVCVLRDRCDAYAQYGENVPAWKG encoded by the coding sequence ATGAAGGACACGCTACGGCCCGAGTACGGTGAGCGGCCCCTGAAGCCCCGCCGGGAGCCGCTGCACGAACTGATCAGCACGATCCTCTCGCAGCGCACCACGCACGCCGACGAGGAGGCCGCGTACCAGGAGCTGTGCACGCTGGGTGACTGGGACGCCATCATTGCCGCGCCGACCGAGGTGGTCGCGCACGCCATCCAGCGCAGCAACTACCCAGAGAGCAAGGCCCCGCGCATCCAGGCGACCCTGGTGGCGCTGCGCGACTCGCCCGGCGGGTACGACCTCGATCACCTGCGCGATCTGCCGGTCAAGGACGCCCTGAAGTTCCTGACGGACCTGCCCGGCGTGGGCATCAAGACCGCCAGTCTGGTGCTGCTGTTCAATTACGCCCGCCCGGTGTTCCCGGTGGATACGCACGTGCACCGCGTCACGACCCGCGTGGGTGCCATTCCGAGGATGGGCGAGCAGGCCGCGCACCGCGCGCTGCTGAAGCTGCTGCCGCCCGATCCGCCGTTCCTGTACGAACTGCACGTGAACCTGCTGCGGCACGGGCAGCGGGTCTGCTCCTGGTACGACCCGAAGTGCGGGGTGTGTGTCCTGCGGGACCGCTGTGACGCCTACGCGCAGTACGGCGAGAACGTCCCCGCCTGGAAGGGGTGA
- a CDS encoding phospholipase A2 — MNITNQTARSVTAALLGTLLLASCNTTPVPQDNAPPLTAQLLLPEEPICDATSLECPGTGGGGGPSFTYWTLGQVATIDARAAYTVNLALGSVAQYQQEYNQHHTAQVNTINGAPKPTNWDDIANAATPYAGLNWSQDGCSAPWYAALLTFGMTALYSQTFDSACRLHDFAYRNIGRFSNAAQVASGQTALVDQNALRAEVDARFRANMIAICEKKDWIMRGTCKNWANTFADAVRKHGQSSWQIWSFDGL, encoded by the coding sequence ATGAACATCACCAACCAGACTGCCCGTTCCGTCACCGCTGCGCTGCTCGGCACCCTTCTGCTCGCCTCATGCAACACCACGCCCGTCCCACAGGACAACGCCCCCCCCCTCACCGCGCAGCTGCTGCTTCCAGAAGAACCCATCTGCGACGCGACGTCCCTGGAATGCCCGGGCACCGGCGGTGGCGGCGGACCCTCATTCACGTACTGGACGCTTGGGCAGGTCGCCACCATTGACGCCCGCGCGGCGTACACCGTGAATCTCGCGCTGGGCAGCGTGGCGCAGTACCAGCAGGAGTACAACCAGCATCACACCGCTCAGGTCAATACCATCAACGGGGCGCCCAAGCCCACCAACTGGGATGACATTGCCAACGCCGCCACGCCGTACGCGGGGCTGAACTGGAGTCAGGACGGCTGCTCCGCGCCCTGGTACGCGGCGCTGCTGACCTTCGGTATGACGGCCCTGTATTCACAGACCTTCGACTCTGCCTGCCGCCTGCACGACTTCGCGTACCGCAACATCGGCCGGTTCTCTAATGCCGCGCAGGTGGCGAGTGGACAGACAGCCCTGGTGGATCAGAATGCCCTGCGGGCCGAAGTTGACGCCCGATTCCGCGCGAACATGATCGCCATCTGCGAGAAGAAGGACTGGATCATGCGTGGCACCTGCAAGAACTGGGCCAACACCTTCGCGGACGCCGTGCGCAAGCACGGGCAGTCCAGCTGGCAGATCTGGAGTTTCGACGGGCTGTAA